The genomic interval TTGTAAGGTTAATTTATCCCGATACGCATAATAGCCTGCCTTGACATCCACATGAATGGTCACTACTTGCCCTTTTTGCTCAGTATAGACTTTAAAAGCCTCATGCACCGGTAGCGGCTTGTCTTTGGCGGTCAAGCTGGGATTGTCATTACCGCCAAAAACCTCGCTTAAACTAATCGCTTGGGCGCTTGGCATAGTGAGGCTAGTGACAGCCAGTAGCGTGCCAAGTAGAGAGACATGACGACTCACGGTTCGAAAACAACACAATGGCGTAGGCATAGGGGATATATTTTTCAAAGACAACTTCTCATACGTTTTAAATTCACAGGTTTTAAATTTATACGTTTTAAATTTATACGTTTTAAGCCACGTAATTATACTATGACGGCTAATTTTAGCTAATCCCTGTCCAAAAACCTAGCAAAAAAAATCAGAGTGCGTGACTCTGATTTCGTTAACCCAGTGAAAACACCAAACTTATAACTTAGCAAAAATGTCTGCGTCTTGACCTTCGCCGCCTTCTTTGCCATCAGCCCCCAGTGAGAACAAATCATAGGTTCTGCCTTCTGTACCTGGGATAACGTATTGTAGCTCATTATCCCAGCCATCTTTAGGAAAACCGCCTTTAATATACCCGCCCTCTGGCCAGTTTTTGGCGCCTTGTGGTGGCTTATTTAAGGCTTCCAATCCTTCTTGGGTAGTGGGATAGCGACCATTGTCCACTTTAAACATATCAATGGCATTTGAGGTGGTCGATAATGCCGTTTCGGTGGTTTTGACGCGGGCTTTGTCACTTTGACCCACCACTTTGGGCACCACAAGACCTGCCAAAATTGCCAAAATGACAATCACCACCATGACTTCAATTAAAGTAAAACCCGATTGACGATTTTTTGATACATGAGCACAACACATACGAATTTCCATTTTTTAGATTTTTAGCGCTTTTTGATAAGGTGTTAGGATTTTACACGGCTTTTTTGACAATTTGCATACCGAT from Moraxella osloensis carries:
- the gspG gene encoding type II secretion system major pseudopilin GspG; its protein translation is MEIRMCCAHVSKNRQSGFTLIEVMVVIVILAILAGLVVPKVVGQSDKARVKTTETALSTTSNAIDMFKVDNGRYPTTQEGLEALNKPPQGAKNWPEGGYIKGGFPKDGWDNELQYVIPGTEGRTYDLFSLGADGKEGGEGQDADIFAKL